The Thermodesulfovibrionales bacterium genome contains the following window.
TTCCATTTTATCCGGGCTTTTGGTAAAATGGTTAAACTCTAAAGGAGCGCTATGCCTATGAAGATCCTCGGTGCGGAAATTATCATCGAATCCCTCAAGAGAGAGGGAGCGAGACATATATTCGGATATCCCGGAGGCGTGGTCCTCAATATCTTCGATCTTCTCTATGACAGCAAGGATATCCAGCTGATCCTGACGCGGCATGAGCAGGGTGCGATCCACGCGGCGGACGGATACGCTCGTGCCACGGGCAAGGCGGGTGTAGCCCTCGTAACCTCGGGCCCGGGCGCGACGAATACCGTTACGGGAATCGCCACCGCGGCCATGGACTCGATCCCCCTCGTCGTGCTGTCGGGTCAGGTGCCGACGATGCTCATCGGCAATGACGCCTTTCAGGAGGCTGATATCGTCGGGATAACGAGGCCGTGCACGAAATACAACTACCTCGTAAAAGACGTAAAGGAGCTCTCGAAGATAATACGGGAGGCCTTTCATATCGCGACGACCGGCAGGCCCGGTCCCGTCCTCATAGACCTGCCGAAGGATGTAACATCGACGAAGACCGAATTCACCTGGCCCCACATAGACATACGGAGTTATAAGCCGACGTATGAGGGAAACAAATACATGATTACTCAGGCCGCCCACCTTATCGCCAAGGCGAAGAAACCGGTAATCGTGGCAGGGGGAGGGGTGATAAGCTCCGGTGCCTCGAAGGAACTGAGAGAACTAGCGGAACATGCCGAGATTCCCCTGACGATGACCCTCATGGGGCTCGGCGGTTTTCCGGGGTCGCATGAGCTCTCTCTCGGAATGCTCGGGATGCACGGTACCTATTATGCCAATAAGGCGGTGCAGGACTCCGACCTCCTCATCGCGATAGGGATGCGTTTTGACGACCGGGTTACCGGGAAGATAGATTCCTTTGCTCCCCACGCA
Protein-coding sequences here:
- the ilvB gene encoding biosynthetic-type acetolactate synthase large subunit — its product is MKILGAEIIIESLKREGARHIFGYPGGVVLNIFDLLYDSKDIQLILTRHEQGAIHAADGYARATGKAGVALVTSGPGATNTVTGIATAAMDSIPLVVLSGQVPTMLIGNDAFQEADIVGITRPCTKYNYLVKDVKELSKIIREAFHIATTGRPGPVLIDLPKDVTSTKTEFTWPHIDIRSYKPTYEGNKYMITQAAHLIAKAKKPVIVAGGGVISSGASKELRELAEHAEIPLTMTLMGLGGFPGSHELSLGMLGMHGTYYANKAVQDSDLLIAIGMRFDDRVTGKIDSFAPHAKIVHIDIDPTSIRKNVRVDTPIVGDVKKVLTVLNKVLKEEIQEQWAEVRKAWLRQIKDWKAERPLTYTWSDDVIKPQFVVEKIYELTKGDAIITTEVGQNQMWAAQFYKYDKPRTWLSSGGLGTMGYGFPAAIGAQLAFPNKLVIDIAGDGSIQMNIQELATAIINKLPVKVAILNNRYLGMVRQWQELFYNERYSYSHLDVTPDFVEVAHAYGA